The Tissierellales bacterium region TACAGATTCACCTGAAATAGAAAAAAGACCTGATTTCATATTAGAAGGGCAACCTAAATACAGCTATTTAGGAGCTATCGGAACTCTTTTAGAATTCGACCCCTCTATATATGACCCTGATAAAATTTCATGGGAAAAAATAGATGACAAAATATATATATACTATTACAAACGAATGAATTCTGTTGTTATAGAAAACTATATAGACCCTGTAACTGGTTTTCTGTTCGTAAAACGTGAAAGCCAAATGGATAATGAAGGCAATCTAAAACCTACAAGTGAAATGCAAGTCGAAGATTTCATACTAAACCCTAGTTTTAAAAGCGACGCCTTCGAACTTCCTAAAAATGGTACTATAATAGAAAGTACTGAAGGCAATCCAAGAAACGAAATGATAGAAAATCTAAACAATCAAGAAAATTCATCATCTAACTAATTCAATATTATCGTTTATAATCTGTGCATTTTCACTAAATATTTTGCTGTCATTTGCAAAATGTTCTGGTAAAATGCTCTTTTTATTTTCTGCCAAATTTATGAAAACCCTGGTCCAAAATGTAGTATATAGCACTGGAATTTCTGAAAGTCGTCTGATTGTAAGTATCTGGGTTCCTATTTCAAATATGATATCATATGCCTCATCCTCACAATTATTCTTGCGTATATAGCCGAAAAACCTCTCCAAAAAATCCAGCATACTACTAACTAAAGCTTGATCCTCCCATGGAAATTCTACAAAATGAAGCTTTCTATAATGTGGCTTAAGTATCAACTCTTCAAAATTTCTATAATCATATTTTTCGAGAAATTCTTCTTTTATGATTTTTCTATTCGAGCATATACTCTCTATATCTCTCTTCTTTTCTTGAATTTTATTTTGAGTTTCTCTTAATTCACTTCTTATATCATTTATCTCAAATATCATATGTCCCTGCTGATTTTCATATACTTCTCTTTTGGCTTCTTTTGAATAATAAAATTGTATTATAGAATTTGGAATTTTCTTTTTCGATTCCAATCTAAATAGGCTAGTCGACCAATCTATAGCCGTTTGAACATTTATATCTCCTAGGCCATATCCTATACAAACTGTTGTACTCTCTCTAAATAGAAGCGAAAGTTTTGTCTGCCTATACTCCATCGGTCTAAATAATGGTATGTAATCTTCTTGAGTAATAACAATAGACTCTGGATCATGTCTTATTCCATGCAAATGATATATAGGTATAGTCCCCTTAGGTTCTACAAATACATCATTTGGGGTAAGCGAAATAGCTCTCTCCCCTAATATGCT contains the following coding sequences:
- a CDS encoding SIR2 family protein; translated protein: FIGAGFSKEVLSDKINTDVMNWEGLLREVGNSYGVSTDSIFYKNHSYPEIATYMTREIAKNRECSVKKAELLLKNRICDLTDWHPKKQTAEFFRELILELDPKWIITTNYDTVLESILGERAISLTPNDVFVEPKGTIPIYHLHGIRHDPESIVITQEDYIPLFRPMEYRQTKLSLLFRESTTVCIGYGLGDINVQTAIDWSTSLFRLESKKKIPNSIIQFYYSKEAKREVYENQQGHMIFEINDIRSELRETQNKIQEKKRDIESICSNRKIIKEEFLEKYDYRNFEELILKPHYRKLHFVEFPWEDQALVSSMLDFLERFFGYIRKNNCEDEAYDIIFEIGTQILTIRRLSEIPVLYTTFWTRVFINLAENKKSILPEHFANDSKIFSENAQIINDNIELVR